In a genomic window of Thalassotalea piscium:
- a CDS encoding septal ring lytic transglycosylase RlpA family protein, with amino-acid sequence MIVKALLVTLAVITLLSSCSQQYGRYQQKHDSSPTRIPTNHELADATPREEAKSRGGNKNYTVRGKHYQVLSHAKGFTEKGIASWYGNKFHGHLTSNGEIYNMYGMSAAHKHLPLPSYVQVTNLSNNKSVIVRVNDRGPFHHNRIIDLSYTAAYKLNMLKTGTAKVLIEALPKVPESSHTSSNTKSDIKDHIQVFATKDKAVAQKTASTLSLLYQYPAFFVENNGIYRVQLGPIKNSNNLNSLVQSLRKNGYSGAFKVAL; translated from the coding sequence ATGATTGTTAAAGCTCTGTTAGTTACATTAGCTGTTATTACTTTACTTTCTAGTTGTAGTCAACAATATGGGCGCTACCAGCAGAAACATGACAGTAGCCCAACCCGTATACCAACCAACCACGAATTAGCAGATGCAACACCGCGTGAAGAAGCAAAAAGCAGAGGGGGTAATAAAAACTATACTGTTCGCGGAAAACACTATCAGGTGTTAAGCCACGCTAAAGGCTTTACCGAAAAAGGGATAGCGTCTTGGTATGGTAATAAGTTTCATGGACATTTAACTTCAAACGGTGAAATTTATAATATGTATGGCATGAGTGCTGCCCATAAACATTTGCCATTACCAAGCTATGTTCAGGTAACCAATCTTAGTAATAATAAATCAGTTATTGTACGGGTAAATGACCGAGGCCCATTTCATCATAATCGAATTATCGACTTATCCTACACTGCCGCTTATAAACTAAATATGTTAAAAACAGGCACCGCAAAAGTACTTATAGAAGCCTTACCCAAAGTTCCTGAAAGTAGCCATACATCAAGTAATACCAAAAGTGACATTAAAGATCATATTCAGGTTTTTGCAACAAAAGATAAAGCTGTGGCTCAAAAAACGGCCTCTACTCTCTCATTGTTATATCAATATCCTGCGTTTTTCGTAGAAAATAATGGCATTTATCGAGTCCAATTAGGCCCAATTAAAAACAGCAACAACCTAAATTCATTAGTACAAAGCTTACGTAAAAATGGCTATTCTGGCGCATTTAAAGTCGCCTTGTAA
- a CDS encoding serine hydrolase: protein MPSTLVKKFQNHQKKLISLVGVFTLTFCSISFASTIIPPPPKISAKGHILIDYETGKVIAEENADMLLAPASLTKMMTSYIIGKEILNGNISETDKVRISEKAWATGNPIFKGSSLMFLEVGKEVEVSLLNKGIIISSGNDACVAMAEHIAGSEGAFTDLMNAHAEQLGMHSSYFENSHGLDSKEHKTTPRDMATLATALIRDVPAEYALYKEKSFKYNNIPQYNRNRLLWDKSMNVDGLKTGHTSQAGYSLVTSATKGDMRLISVVMGTESERARNVESKKLLNYGFRFFETYTPYQAGEKFVTDRVWMGDIKQVDLGILESTPITIPRGNRKNLKANFELSRQLTAPLSKGEVVGTVFLQLDGEDIGNYPLVTLQEVKEGGIFSRLVDYVKLQFNF from the coding sequence ATGCCCTCAACATTGGTCAAAAAATTCCAAAATCATCAAAAGAAACTCATATCATTAGTGGGCGTTTTTACCTTAACTTTTTGCTCAATTTCTTTCGCTTCAACGATTATTCCCCCCCCACCTAAAATTTCAGCTAAAGGTCATATTTTAATAGATTATGAAACGGGGAAAGTCATTGCTGAAGAAAATGCCGATATGTTATTGGCACCTGCAAGTTTAACTAAAATGATGACTAGCTATATTATCGGAAAAGAAATACTCAACGGTAATATCAGCGAAACTGACAAGGTAAGAATCAGCGAAAAAGCCTGGGCCACCGGAAACCCTATTTTTAAAGGTTCATCGTTAATGTTCTTAGAAGTTGGCAAAGAAGTAGAGGTAAGTTTACTTAATAAAGGGATTATTATTTCTTCTGGCAACGATGCTTGTGTAGCAATGGCTGAGCATATTGCTGGCAGTGAAGGGGCATTTACTGACTTAATGAATGCACACGCCGAACAGCTTGGAATGCATAGCAGTTACTTTGAAAATAGTCATGGACTTGACAGTAAGGAGCACAAAACAACGCCACGTGACATGGCAACATTAGCAACAGCTTTAATTCGAGATGTACCTGCTGAATACGCTTTATACAAAGAAAAGTCTTTCAAATATAACAACATCCCTCAGTACAATCGTAACCGTTTATTATGGGATAAAAGTATGAATGTAGATGGTCTGAAAACAGGCCATACATCTCAAGCCGGTTATAGTTTAGTTACCTCTGCCACTAAAGGCGACATGCGCCTAATTAGCGTAGTTATGGGCACTGAAAGTGAACGAGCTCGAAACGTTGAAAGTAAAAAGCTATTAAATTACGGCTTTAGGTTCTTTGAAACCTACACTCCTTATCAAGCAGGCGAAAAATTTGTTACCGATAGAGTGTGGATGGGTGATATCAAGCAAGTTGATTTAGGTATTTTAGAAAGTACTCCTATTACTATACCACGCGGTAACCGCAAAAACTTAAAAGCTAACTTTGAATTATCCCGCCAATTAACTGCACCATTAAGTAAGGGTGAAGTTGTTGGTACTGTTTTCTTGCAACTTGATGGCGAAGATATCGGTAATTATCCTTTAGTCACTTTGCAGGAAGTAAAAGAAGGCGGAATTTTTAGTCGTTTAGTTGACTATGTAAAACTACAGTTTAATTTTTAA
- the lipB gene encoding lipoyl(octanoyl) transferase LipB: protein MLKNSLIIRQLGVLDYTTVWRSMQRFTDARTDEVDELWLVEHPSVFTQGQAGKEEHLLMPGDIPVVKVDRGGQVTYHGPGQLVIYFMINLRRRKIGVRELVTLIENAIVGSLADFAITAYAKPDAPGVYVENKKVASLGLRVRKGCSFHGLALNVNMDLAPFLRINPCGYAGLEMVQTCDLGGPDTIESANESLVKHLVALLNAQNIKYKTGLDQSYDH from the coding sequence ATGTTGAAAAACTCGTTAATTATTCGCCAGCTTGGCGTGTTAGATTACACTACTGTTTGGCGATCAATGCAGCGTTTTACTGACGCAAGAACAGATGAAGTTGACGAACTCTGGCTAGTTGAACACCCGAGTGTATTTACACAAGGCCAGGCTGGCAAAGAAGAACACTTATTAATGCCCGGGGATATACCTGTAGTTAAAGTAGATAGAGGCGGCCAAGTTACCTACCACGGACCAGGACAATTAGTCATATATTTTATGATAAATTTACGTCGTCGAAAAATTGGCGTAAGAGAACTTGTAACGCTTATTGAAAATGCAATAGTAGGCTCGTTAGCTGACTTTGCTATCACCGCTTATGCAAAACCAGACGCACCGGGTGTATACGTTGAAAACAAAAAAGTAGCATCGTTAGGTCTTAGGGTAAGAAAAGGCTGTTCATTTCATGGATTGGCATTAAATGTAAACATGGACTTAGCTCCGTTTTTACGAATTAATCCTTGTGGTTATGCTGGTCTAGAAATGGTACAAACATGTGATTTAGGTGGCCCTGATACTATAGAAAGTGCCAATGAATCTTTAGTTAAGCATTTAGTTGCATTATTAAATGCACAAAACATTAAATATAAAACAGGATTGGATCAAAGTTATGACCACTAA
- the rlmH gene encoding 23S rRNA (pseudouridine(1915)-N(3))-methyltransferase RlmH, with the protein MRLTLYAVGNKMPAWVAEGFNEYCRRFPRDMSFDLVEIPPGKRGKNADIARILEKEGELTLAAIPKGNRIITLEVEGKPWTTPVLAQQLQRWQLDGRDVALLVGGPEGLAPACIQASEQKWSLSPLTLPHPMVRVIVAESLYRAWSINNNHPYHRE; encoded by the coding sequence ATGCGTTTAACCTTATATGCCGTTGGCAATAAAATGCCAGCTTGGGTGGCTGAAGGATTTAACGAGTATTGCCGACGTTTTCCTCGTGATATGTCATTTGATTTAGTTGAGATACCGCCAGGAAAACGAGGTAAGAACGCAGATATTGCCCGTATTTTAGAAAAAGAAGGTGAATTGACCCTTGCCGCTATTCCTAAAGGCAATAGAATTATTACCCTTGAAGTTGAAGGAAAACCTTGGACTACTCCAGTGTTAGCACAGCAACTCCAGCGCTGGCAACTTGATGGACGTGACGTAGCCCTGCTTGTTGGCGGACCAGAAGGTTTGGCTCCTGCTTGTATTCAAGCATCTGAGCAAAAGTGGTCTTTATCTCCCCTAACCCTACCGCACCCTATGGTAAGAGTCATCGTTGCTGAAAGCTTATACCGAGCTTGGAGTATTAATAACAACCATCCTTATCATAGAGAGTAA
- the mrdA gene encoding penicillin-binding protein 2: protein MARKRVSIRNHTAEANLFARRAFYALMGVMAMLLIMFYNVFQLEVVSYEKYKTRSNSNRIKLLPVAPNRGLIYDRNGVLLADNKPVYSLEIIPEQVTDLAKTIKEVSLLLDISEERQQKVFQSLKSKRRFKPIEIKSRLSEQQVAIFSVNQHKFPGVFIDARLKRYYPFGDLTTHSLGYVARINRRDEIKLEEQGKAENYAATRNIGKLGLERYYQDILHGTIGNQEVEINNQGRVIRTLSFTPPVPGKDLTLSLDIELQMIAKRALSGRRGAIVAIDPRDGGVLAMYSNPSYNGNLFVHGISYKDYKKLTGSTDLPLINRAVQGYPPASTIKPLLALTGLEEEIITEHTTINDRGVYQLPGIETKRRDWKRWGHGKVDLSKSLEQSCNIYYFDLSYKLGITKIARMMEKFGFGDYTGIDLHEESRAIMPSVEWKRARYNKAWYTGETLSVGIGQSYWTVTPLQLAQSISILVNKGQIKVPHLLKATSEVSFSNDGDGLQREAITSEYPVDFKPPIILKNDRNWELVLDGMHNTVQKKGATAYTPFIGARYDAAGKTGSAQVANIAQGEKYDADAVEESKRDNAMFVAFAPYEKPEIVVAVAIENVAKGGGASNAAPVARQIMDQYFGNREIISENKHPLHDEIYQAADSKRTRKR from the coding sequence ATGGCAAGAAAGCGTGTTTCTATTCGCAATCATACCGCTGAAGCAAATTTATTTGCTCGAAGAGCCTTTTATGCACTAATGGGTGTTATGGCTATGTTATTGATCATGTTTTATAACGTGTTTCAATTAGAGGTAGTCTCTTATGAAAAATATAAAACTCGCTCAAACTCAAATAGAATCAAATTATTACCCGTTGCTCCTAACAGAGGACTCATTTACGACCGTAATGGTGTGCTTTTAGCAGATAACAAACCGGTTTATAGCTTAGAGATTATTCCAGAACAAGTAACAGATCTTGCTAAAACAATTAAAGAAGTCAGCCTTTTATTGGATATTAGCGAAGAACGCCAACAGAAGGTTTTTCAGTCTCTTAAAAGTAAACGTCGGTTTAAGCCTATTGAAATAAAATCTCGCTTAAGCGAGCAACAAGTTGCAATTTTCTCAGTTAATCAGCATAAATTTCCAGGGGTATTTATCGATGCACGCCTTAAGCGTTATTACCCTTTTGGCGACTTAACAACGCACTCGCTTGGTTATGTTGCTCGAATAAATCGCAGAGATGAAATAAAACTAGAAGAGCAAGGTAAAGCTGAAAACTACGCTGCCACGCGAAACATTGGTAAACTAGGGTTAGAGCGCTACTATCAAGATATTCTGCACGGGACCATTGGCAACCAAGAAGTAGAAATTAACAATCAAGGTAGAGTAATCCGCACATTAAGCTTTACCCCACCAGTACCTGGCAAAGATCTTACACTAAGCTTAGATATTGAGTTACAGATGATTGCTAAACGTGCTTTATCTGGAAGACGTGGTGCTATTGTTGCAATAGATCCCCGTGACGGTGGCGTACTCGCCATGTATTCAAACCCTAGTTATAACGGCAATTTATTTGTACATGGAATAAGTTACAAAGATTATAAAAAGCTGACTGGCTCAACCGACCTCCCATTAATTAATCGAGCGGTTCAAGGCTACCCCCCCGCTTCAACTATTAAGCCATTGCTTGCTCTGACAGGTTTAGAAGAAGAAATTATTACCGAACATACAACGATTAATGATAGAGGTGTTTATCAACTACCGGGTATTGAAACTAAACGACGCGACTGGAAAAGATGGGGACACGGCAAAGTTGATTTATCGAAGTCGTTAGAACAATCATGTAATATTTATTACTTCGATTTGTCTTATAAACTTGGTATTACCAAAATAGCACGAATGATGGAAAAATTTGGTTTTGGCGATTACACCGGTATCGACCTCCATGAAGAGAGTCGCGCCATTATGCCAAGTGTTGAGTGGAAACGCGCACGATATAATAAGGCTTGGTACACTGGAGAAACTTTATCCGTTGGTATTGGACAAAGTTATTGGACCGTTACGCCATTACAACTCGCCCAATCGATTTCAATATTAGTAAACAAAGGTCAAATAAAAGTGCCACACTTGTTAAAAGCTACCAGCGAGGTTAGTTTTAGCAATGATGGTGATGGATTACAAAGAGAAGCGATTACCAGTGAGTACCCAGTTGACTTCAAGCCACCTATTATCCTGAAAAATGATCGCAACTGGGAGCTCGTACTTGATGGCATGCATAACACCGTCCAGAAAAAAGGGGCTACTGCTTACACACCTTTTATAGGTGCACGTTATGATGCTGCGGGGAAAACAGGCTCAGCGCAAGTTGCAAATATAGCGCAAGGCGAAAAATATGACGCTGACGCAGTTGAAGAAAGTAAACGAGATAATGCGATGTTCGTTGCCTTTGCCCCTTATGAAAAGCCAGAAATAGTTGTTGCAGTTGCAATTGAAAATGTAGCAAAAGGCGGTGGTGCAAGTAACGCAGCCCCCGTTGCACGACAAATTATGGATCAATACTTCGGCAATCGTGAAATTATTAGTGAAAACAAACACCCATTACACGATGAAATTTATCAGGCTGCAGATAGCAAAAGAACTAGGAAAAGATAG
- the rodA gene encoding rod shape-determining protein RodA gives MRSTGHDQQKQRSLWQRLHIDVPLLAGILALMVLGLFIVYSAGGQSIDMAIKQARNMGIALIVMFVVAQIPPLVYRKWAVTFFVIGILLLIGVLVFGHIGKGARRWLNLGVFMFQPSEVMKLIVPIMIAWFVSQQDLPVRILNIILAFLLLLIPTLLIAKQPDLGTSLLIACSGIFVIFLAGASWKLIGSCVVLASAFTPILWMFLMKPYQKQRVLTFLNPEQDPLGSGYHIIQSKIAIGSGGLFGKGWLQGTQSQLEFLPERHTDFIFAVFSEEFGLLGVSILLLVYLAIVMRGLWIAVHAQQAFTKLLAGSLTLTFFVYVFVNIGMVSGLLPVVGVPLPLVSYGGTSMVTLMAAFGILMAISTHRRFLG, from the coding sequence GTGCGTTCTACCGGACATGATCAACAAAAACAACGCAGTTTGTGGCAACGCCTGCATATTGATGTACCTTTATTGGCAGGAATTTTAGCCTTAATGGTGCTTGGTTTATTTATTGTATACAGCGCTGGCGGTCAAAGTATAGATATGGCGATCAAACAGGCCAGAAATATGGGAATTGCATTGATAGTGATGTTTGTTGTTGCTCAAATTCCACCATTAGTATACAGAAAATGGGCAGTAACATTTTTTGTTATTGGTATTTTATTATTAATTGGCGTACTTGTATTTGGCCACATAGGTAAAGGAGCAAGGCGTTGGTTAAACTTAGGCGTATTTATGTTTCAACCTTCTGAGGTAATGAAGCTGATTGTGCCAATAATGATTGCTTGGTTTGTTAGTCAACAAGACTTGCCCGTGCGGATCCTTAATATAATTCTCGCCTTTTTATTATTATTAATACCAACACTGCTTATTGCAAAGCAGCCCGACTTGGGTACGTCTTTACTGATTGCCTGCTCAGGCATTTTTGTTATTTTTCTTGCGGGTGCCAGTTGGAAGTTAATTGGTAGCTGCGTTGTATTAGCCTCAGCATTTACACCTATTTTGTGGATGTTTCTAATGAAACCTTATCAAAAGCAGCGGGTGTTAACTTTTTTAAACCCTGAACAAGACCCTCTTGGCTCTGGTTATCATATTATTCAGTCCAAAATAGCAATAGGCTCGGGCGGTTTGTTTGGTAAAGGCTGGCTTCAAGGTACTCAGTCACAACTAGAATTTTTACCCGAACGGCATACTGACTTTATTTTTGCCGTATTTAGTGAAGAGTTTGGCTTGCTTGGTGTTAGCATTTTATTACTCGTGTATTTAGCAATTGTAATGCGTGGCTTGTGGATCGCTGTGCATGCTCAACAGGCGTTTACTAAATTATTAGCAGGTAGCTTAACCTTAACATTTTTTGTTTATGTATTTGTAAATATTGGCATGGTTTCAGGCCTATTACCCGTGGTGGGTGTTCCGCTACCATTAGTCAGTTACGGTGGCACTTCCATGGTGACCTTAATGGCAGCCTTTGGTATATTAATGGCCATTAGTACACACCGACGTTTTCTTGGATAA
- the ybeD gene encoding DUF493 family protein YbeD, with amino-acid sequence MNTKFDELLEFPTVLNFKVMGVACDELPDLIITELQKHTPGDYSPKIKPSSKGNYHSVSIAVTVTSKDHIETIYKTLTKIEEVRYVL; translated from the coding sequence ATGAATACAAAATTTGATGAGTTATTAGAGTTCCCTACGGTATTAAACTTTAAAGTAATGGGTGTAGCCTGTGACGAGCTACCTGACCTAATTATTACTGAATTACAAAAGCATACACCGGGTGATTACTCCCCAAAGATAAAGCCAAGCTCAAAAGGCAATTATCACTCGGTGTCAATCGCTGTAACTGTCACAAGTAAAGATCACATAGAAACCATCTACAAAACATTAACTAAAATAGAAGAAGTGCGCTATGTACTCTAA